The Rhodothermales bacterium genome window below encodes:
- the glpK gene encoding glycerol kinase GlpK, with translation MRETLLLAIDQGTTNTKAMLVDVRGQIRHRASRPVPCLYPQSGWVEQDAMVVWESVKQAIDACLSDAGDPVPVGIAISNQRESVLVWDRTTGRPAGPVVIWQCRRSSAFCDALKRQGRGDEIQDRTGLPIDPLFSASKIRWLLDAIPDGQARAEAGDLCAGTIDSWVLWNLTGGVHRCDVSNASRTQLLNLKTAGWDNHLLGLFSIPRVILPETLPSSALFGVTTAVGRLTAGVPIAGLIGDSHAALFGQCGFQQGSVKATYGTGSSLMSPLNELAFSRHGIVTTVAWGLPSGVRYALEGNISVTGSAVQWYADLLGFADPVEAAALADEVAESEGVYIVPAFVGLGAPHWNDRARGLVTGLTRGTTAAHLARAVVESIAYQIRDVFDVMAIGAGDPILLADGGASRNDALMQFQSDILGCPVLRNNAHDLSALGAAYLAGLHLGVWASTDEIAALPRSLDRFEPRWADSRRAAAYDGWQDAVARALYNPRACHG, from the coding sequence ATGCGTGAGACTCTCCTACTCGCCATCGACCAGGGCACGACCAACACAAAGGCGATGTTGGTGGATGTCCGAGGCCAGATCCGGCACCGCGCGTCGCGGCCCGTACCCTGCCTCTACCCGCAATCGGGGTGGGTGGAACAGGACGCCATGGTCGTCTGGGAGAGCGTGAAACAGGCCATCGATGCGTGCCTCTCGGATGCCGGCGACCCCGTGCCCGTGGGCATCGCCATCTCGAATCAGCGGGAATCCGTGCTGGTGTGGGATCGCACAACGGGGCGGCCGGCCGGCCCGGTTGTGATCTGGCAGTGCCGGCGTTCGAGTGCGTTCTGTGATGCGCTGAAGCGACAGGGCAGGGGAGACGAGATTCAGGACCGCACGGGGCTGCCCATCGACCCGTTGTTTTCGGCGTCCAAGATCCGATGGCTGCTCGATGCCATCCCGGACGGCCAGGCCCGGGCTGAGGCCGGCGACCTGTGCGCGGGTACCATCGACAGCTGGGTGTTGTGGAATCTGACCGGTGGCGTCCATCGCTGCGACGTCAGCAATGCCTCGCGGACGCAGCTGCTGAATCTGAAAACGGCCGGCTGGGACAACCATCTCCTCGGCCTCTTCAGCATCCCACGCGTCATACTACCCGAGACCCTGCCTTCGAGCGCCCTGTTCGGGGTGACGACCGCCGTGGGAAGGCTAACGGCGGGGGTGCCTATCGCCGGTTTGATCGGCGACTCCCACGCCGCTCTGTTCGGGCAATGCGGATTCCAACAGGGGAGCGTCAAAGCCACGTACGGGACGGGCAGCTCCCTCATGAGCCCGCTGAACGAACTCGCCTTTTCCAGGCACGGCATCGTCACGACGGTGGCCTGGGGATTGCCTTCGGGCGTCCGGTATGCGCTTGAGGGCAATATTTCGGTCACCGGATCGGCTGTGCAGTGGTACGCCGATCTGCTCGGGTTCGCGGATCCGGTGGAAGCGGCGGCGCTGGCGGATGAGGTGGCGGAAAGTGAGGGCGTGTACATCGTTCCGGCGTTTGTAGGCCTCGGGGCGCCGCACTGGAACGACCGGGCGCGCGGCCTGGTGACCGGCCTCACCCGCGGCACGACGGCCGCCCACCTGGCGCGGGCGGTGGTGGAATCCATCGCGTATCAGATCCGGGATGTGTTTGATGTGATGGCGATCGGAGCCGGCGATCCCATCCTGCTCGCCGACGGCGGCGCGAGCCGAAACGACGCGCTGATGCAGTTCCAGTCCGACATCCTGGGGTGCCCCGTTCTGCGCAACAACGCCCATGACCTCTCCGCACTGGGCGCCGCCTATCTGGCCGGCCTCCACCTCGGCGTCTGGGCGTCGACCGACGAGATCGCGGCGTTGCCCCGGTCGCTGGATCGCTTCGAGCCCCGATGGGCCGACTCCCGGCGGGCCGCGGCTTACGACGGATGGCAGGATGCGGTCGCCCGGGCGCTCTACAATCCGAGGGCGTGCCATGGATAA
- a CDS encoding transketolase family protein codes for MSHTLYDCRDAFSDTLVALGASDERIVVVNNDSVGSSKTGAFRERFPERLINVGIAEQNMVGVGAGLANAGKIPFVCSASCFLTGRALEQIKADVAYSDANVKLVGISSGMAYGALGPTHHSIEDFAWTRAIANLTVVAPADPEETSQAIRMAAATHGPVFLRLSRMGVPAIYDTTYNFAFGKASRLREGGDITLIANGVMVTRALEAADLLAIRGIDARVLNMATVRPLDREAVIAAARETGAIVTAEEHTVYGGLGSAVAEVVVQTTPVPMRILGVPGVFAPTGEPEWLLEHFGLTAEGIRDAALQLRG; via the coding sequence ATGAGCCACACCCTGTACGATTGCCGCGACGCCTTTTCCGACACGTTGGTGGCCCTCGGGGCTTCTGACGAGCGGATCGTCGTGGTGAACAACGACTCGGTCGGTTCCAGCAAAACCGGTGCGTTCCGCGAGCGATTCCCGGAGCGGCTCATCAACGTGGGTATCGCCGAGCAGAACATGGTGGGCGTGGGCGCCGGCCTCGCCAATGCCGGCAAGATCCCCTTCGTATGTTCGGCGTCGTGTTTCCTGACAGGGCGCGCGTTGGAGCAAATCAAAGCGGACGTCGCCTATTCGGACGCCAACGTAAAACTCGTGGGCATCAGCAGCGGCATGGCCTATGGCGCGCTGGGCCCCACCCATCATTCGATCGAAGATTTTGCCTGGACCCGTGCGATCGCCAACCTGACCGTCGTGGCGCCGGCCGATCCGGAAGAAACCTCTCAGGCCATCCGCATGGCGGCGGCTACACACGGGCCTGTATTCCTGCGGCTCAGCCGGATGGGAGTGCCGGCTATCTACGATACCACCTACAACTTCGCTTTCGGAAAGGCGAGCCGGCTGCGCGAAGGCGGTGACATCACGCTCATCGCCAACGGGGTGATGGTGACCCGTGCGCTCGAAGCCGCCGACCTGCTCGCTATCCGGGGGATCGACGCACGGGTGCTGAACATGGCCACCGTGCGCCCACTCGACCGAGAGGCCGTCATCGCGGCGGCGCGTGAAACCGGGGCCATTGTCACCGCCGAGGAGCATACCGTGTATGGCGGACTCGGCAGCGCGGTGGCCGAAGTGGTGGTACAGACAACGCCGGTCCCGATGCGTATCCTGGGCGTGCCGGGCGTGTTTGCGCCGACCGGCGAGCCCGAGTGGCTGTTGGAGCACTTCGGCCTGACGGCGGAAGGCATCCGGGACGCCGCCCTGCAGCTCAGAGGCTGA
- a CDS encoding DUF2291 domain-containing protein, with amino-acid sequence MDKSIRRVGLASALVLVLAGCEIRSLDPVTGRAIVGDAVQAFDAATFVEENWETRIVQFIRDEAVDLSTLLADLAENPEAATAYGHRVGDGPLHVRVTGAGQVVRVDTTSRAGVITVALLDGTEVTLQIGPVIRGTALRDALSFVSFDQFVNQLEFAGVSNAMNARVVESVLAGLDRAALPGAEVRFAGVVVLRDPDEIAVTPVELLVVESP; translated from the coding sequence ATGGATAAATCGATCCGCCGTGTCGGCCTGGCCTCGGCACTCGTTCTCGTGCTGGCGGGATGTGAGATCCGGTCGCTCGATCCCGTGACGGGTCGCGCGATCGTGGGAGATGCCGTCCAGGCTTTCGACGCGGCGACATTTGTCGAGGAAAACTGGGAGACCCGCATCGTTCAGTTTATCCGCGACGAAGCAGTGGATCTTTCAACCCTGCTGGCGGATCTGGCGGAGAACCCCGAGGCCGCGACGGCTTACGGGCATCGGGTGGGGGATGGGCCGCTGCACGTCCGGGTGACGGGAGCGGGGCAAGTTGTCCGGGTCGATACCACTTCCCGCGCCGGCGTGATAACGGTGGCGCTTTTGGATGGGACCGAGGTGACGCTTCAGATTGGGCCCGTCATCCGGGGCACGGCGCTGCGGGATGCGCTGTCGTTTGTATCGTTTGATCAATTCGTCAACCAGCTCGAATTCGCCGGCGTATCAAATGCCATGAATGCTCGGGTGGTGGAATCGGTGCTGGCCGGGCTGGACCGGGCCGCCCTGCCGGGCGCCGAGGTTCGGTTTGCCGGCGTGGTTGTACTGCGCGATCCAGATGAAATCGCTGTTACTCCCGTTGAACTCCTGGTCGTGGAGTCGCCATGA
- a CDS encoding DUF1593 domain-containing protein produces the protein MNRSIKGVIALLILTSSPAALSIQAQQPAPPKPHRVIVLTDIEADPDDSQSLIRLLLYANQINIRGIVATTSVHQPEKVVPETLNRIIDAYGQVQPNLLLHEGGYPTAETLHARVTEGLPVSGMLGVGAGKDSEGSEWIIRELEQDDDRPLWISVWGGPNTLAQALWKIRETRNAAEAGRLIRKLRVYTISDQDDSGHWMRDTFPELFFIVSPGSYGNSTWSAITGREPGANNDVVSNEWLAEHLQQGHGPLGAEFPDVAYGLEGDTPAFLSLIPNGLNDPERPNIGGWGGRYELYQPEPPGAPANPRMAARFFFAPETRPIWTNAVDTFRPRIPSRWGRAIRADSVEYSNNKVSLWRWRGDFQHDFAARMDWTVMAYEDANHPPVPALGHPDTLTVRSGEIFGLNAAGTTDPDGDALSYWWFQYPEAGTYREAISFAPLSENLYFVHTIRAPEVQEPETAHFILRVTDKGTPALSRYRRVVVNIVPR, from the coding sequence ATGAATCGATCGATCAAAGGAGTAATCGCGCTGCTGATCCTCACATCGTCGCCGGCCGCGCTTTCTATTCAGGCCCAACAGCCGGCCCCGCCGAAGCCGCACCGCGTCATCGTATTGACCGACATCGAGGCCGACCCGGACGACAGCCAGTCGCTCATCCGCCTGCTGCTGTACGCCAATCAGATCAACATCCGGGGGATCGTGGCCACCACCTCCGTGCATCAGCCCGAAAAAGTCGTCCCCGAGACGCTGAATCGGATCATCGATGCATATGGACAGGTCCAGCCCAATCTGTTGCTTCATGAAGGTGGATATCCGACGGCTGAAACGCTGCACGCACGAGTGACGGAGGGTCTGCCGGTGTCTGGCATGTTGGGTGTCGGGGCCGGTAAGGATTCCGAGGGGTCCGAGTGGATCATCCGGGAGTTGGAGCAGGACGATGATCGGCCGCTCTGGATCTCGGTGTGGGGAGGGCCGAACACGCTGGCCCAGGCGCTCTGGAAGATCCGGGAAACGCGGAATGCGGCGGAAGCCGGCCGGCTCATCCGTAAACTCCGAGTCTACACGATCTCCGATCAGGACGACTCCGGCCACTGGATGCGCGACACTTTTCCCGAGCTGTTCTTCATCGTCAGCCCGGGCAGTTATGGGAATTCGACGTGGTCGGCCATCACGGGGCGTGAGCCGGGCGCGAACAACGACGTGGTGAGCAACGAGTGGCTGGCGGAGCACCTCCAGCAGGGGCACGGACCTCTCGGGGCCGAATTCCCGGACGTCGCGTACGGGCTGGAGGGCGATACGCCGGCCTTTCTTTCGCTCATCCCGAACGGGCTCAACGATCCCGAGCGCCCGAACATAGGGGGATGGGGCGGTCGGTACGAGTTGTATCAGCCCGAGCCGCCCGGCGCGCCGGCCAACCCGCGGATGGCTGCGCGGTTCTTTTTTGCTCCTGAAACCCGGCCGATCTGGACGAATGCCGTCGACACCTTCCGCCCGAGGATTCCCTCGCGCTGGGGACGCGCCATCCGGGCGGATTCGGTGGAATACAGCAACAACAAAGTGTCGCTCTGGCGTTGGCGCGGGGACTTTCAGCATGACTTTGCCGCGCGGATGGACTGGACGGTAATGGCCTACGAAGACGCCAACCATCCCCCGGTCCCGGCGCTCGGGCATCCGGATACCCTCACCGTTCGATCTGGCGAAATCTTTGGCCTGAATGCCGCCGGCACCACCGACCCTGACGGGGATGCATTAAGTTACTGGTGGTTTCAGTACCCCGAGGCCGGCACGTACCGGGAGGCGATTTCGTTTGCGCCGCTGTCGGAGAACCTGTACTTCGTGCACACCATCCGTGCACCGGAGGTCCAGGAGCCGGAGACGGCCCATTTTATCCTGCGCGTGACGGACAAAGGCACGCCGGCGTTGTCGCGGTACAGACGGGTCGTGGTGAACATTGTGCCGAGGTGA
- a CDS encoding sugar phosphate isomerase/epimerase family protein, protein MSAHQPYTFGAGLWLFGQFIDRYATDAYGPPVSILEAIDRAGQVGDLVSLDINYPFDGGVSVWDIKKTLDRNGLRCHAITPASYSRTYRKGGLTNPDPAVRRQCIDMYTAAIEPARELGAKYVKFWPGQDGYDYPFQADYADLWKYSVDAVREVAASAPDMQFAIECKFKEPRTHMLFCNVATTLLAIEDMGVDNVGIVMDLGHSFFARETPSEAIQLAHRRGRLTSVEVNDNWREWDDDMTVGSVHLIETLEFMYTLRKIGWSDVILLDQFPFREDPVQAARESIQTIRKLDALVDRIDVPALRKAQDAQDALAAQRLVLDLFLG, encoded by the coding sequence ATGTCCGCGCATCAGCCTTACACCTTTGGAGCCGGCCTCTGGCTCTTCGGACAGTTCATCGACCGCTACGCCACCGACGCGTACGGCCCTCCGGTAAGTATTCTCGAAGCCATCGACCGCGCCGGCCAGGTCGGCGACCTCGTTTCGCTGGATATCAACTACCCGTTCGACGGGGGCGTATCTGTATGGGACATCAAAAAAACGCTGGACCGTAACGGATTACGCTGCCACGCGATCACCCCGGCCAGCTATAGCCGCACCTACCGAAAGGGCGGGCTGACGAATCCGGACCCGGCGGTGCGCCGGCAGTGTATTGATATGTACACAGCGGCCATCGAGCCGGCGCGGGAGCTGGGGGCGAAATACGTCAAATTCTGGCCCGGGCAGGACGGGTATGATTACCCGTTCCAGGCCGACTACGCCGACCTCTGGAAGTACTCGGTTGACGCCGTTCGGGAAGTCGCCGCCTCGGCGCCGGACATGCAATTTGCCATTGAGTGCAAGTTCAAGGAGCCGCGTACCCACATGCTCTTCTGCAATGTCGCGACCACGCTCCTCGCCATCGAGGACATGGGGGTGGATAATGTGGGCATCGTGATGGATCTCGGGCATTCGTTTTTCGCCCGAGAGACCCCTTCCGAGGCCATCCAATTGGCGCACCGGCGCGGCCGGCTCACGAGTGTCGAGGTGAACGACAACTGGCGCGAGTGGGACGACGACATGACCGTCGGCTCCGTCCACCTCATCGAAACGCTCGAGTTCATGTACACCCTCCGCAAGATCGGCTGGAGCGATGTCATCCTGCTGGACCAGTTCCCGTTTCGCGAGGACCCCGTCCAGGCGGCGAGGGAAAGTATCCAGACGATTCGCAAGCTGGATGCCCTGGTGGACCGGATCGACGTGCCGGCGCTGCGGAAGGCGCAGGACGCACAGGATGCACTCGCCGCGCAACGCCTGGTGTTGGATCTTTTTCTGGGGTAA
- a CDS encoding transketolase — MGTTRTERVERLRRRANEIRRRDLRMIFEAGMGHIGGDFSATDILTTLYFGILNVYPDRPADPLRDRFILSKGHCAGALYTTLAYAGFIPLDELGTFMQPLSRLNGHPDRKKVPGVETNTGPLGHGLPVGVGAAIGAKIDRATWRVVVLTGDGELQEGSNWEAAMTAGHRGLDNLTVIVDRNRLQQGDSTINTVDLDPLADKWRAFGWAVTEVDGHDYEALLDAFERLPLTDGKPTCIIAHTHKGKGVSFMEDKAAWHHKVPSHEQLRAAMQELEDAV; from the coding sequence ATGGGCACGACACGCACCGAACGGGTTGAGCGCTTGCGCCGCCGCGCCAACGAGATCCGCCGGCGCGACCTCCGGATGATCTTCGAGGCCGGCATGGGCCACATCGGCGGCGATTTTTCGGCGACCGACATCCTCACGACGCTGTACTTCGGCATCCTGAACGTGTATCCGGACCGGCCGGCGGACCCGCTCCGCGACCGGTTCATCCTCAGCAAAGGGCACTGCGCAGGCGCCTTGTACACGACGCTTGCCTATGCCGGCTTTATCCCCCTGGATGAACTCGGCACCTTCATGCAGCCCCTCTCGCGCCTGAACGGGCACCCGGACCGCAAGAAAGTGCCCGGCGTCGAGACTAACACGGGGCCGCTCGGCCATGGCCTGCCGGTTGGCGTCGGCGCCGCCATCGGGGCGAAGATCGACAGAGCCACCTGGCGGGTGGTTGTGCTCACCGGCGACGGCGAACTCCAGGAAGGCAGCAACTGGGAGGCCGCCATGACCGCCGGCCACCGCGGCCTCGACAACCTCACCGTCATTGTGGACCGCAACCGGCTCCAGCAGGGCGATTCCACCATCAACACCGTCGACCTCGACCCGCTTGCCGACAAGTGGCGCGCCTTCGGGTGGGCCGTGACGGAGGTGGATGGGCATGACTATGAGGCCCTGCTCGACGCCTTCGAGCGGCTGCCGCTGACGGACGGAAAACCGACGTGTATCATCGCCCACACGCACAAAGGAAAGGGCGTATCCTTTATGGAAGACAAAGCCGCCTGGCACCACAAGGTGCCATCCCACGAGCAGTTGCGGGCCGCGATGCAAGAGTTGGAGGATGCCGTATGA
- a CDS encoding nucleoside hydrolase translates to MSGRPVVPPLHRIPSHPFLILAVCSVLVYSGCVAPDTPAPDPAPPAAPERIRLLVDSDANNELDDQFALTYVLHNTSVFDLEGITVNRTAGGGNIQSQYDEAARIIALSGRTDVPLYKGASASYTEIAPTLATPDFDGHEAVDFIIAQAHADDPRPLVLAPIGKLTNIALALAKDPSIASKVRVFWLGSHWPMPGEYNLENDTTSVNPVILSGVPFEMAVVRFGYYSGTGAVKLGMDEVRERMPGLGPRIASPITGRHGGEFHTFGDYAVSLFEHMGEDYRALYDMAALSLLKNPTWAERVVIDAPRLTGEAWVEGAGSGIQIAIWENFNSSLILKDMFETMEAASR, encoded by the coding sequence ATGTCAGGCCGGCCCGTCGTCCCACCCCTTCATCGCATCCCATCCCACCCCTTCCTCATTCTCGCTGTGTGCTCGGTCCTCGTTTATTCCGGATGCGTCGCCCCCGATACGCCGGCCCCCGATCCCGCGCCGCCGGCGGCGCCCGAACGCATCCGCCTCCTCGTCGATTCCGACGCCAACAACGAGTTGGACGACCAGTTCGCGCTCACGTATGTCCTCCACAACACATCGGTGTTCGACCTCGAGGGCATTACGGTAAATCGCACGGCCGGCGGGGGCAACATCCAGTCCCAATACGACGAAGCCGCCCGCATCATCGCGCTCTCGGGGCGCACCGATGTGCCGCTCTACAAAGGGGCATCTGCATCCTACACGGAGATTGCCCCGACCCTCGCCACGCCCGATTTCGATGGGCACGAGGCGGTCGATTTCATCATCGCGCAGGCGCACGCCGACGACCCGCGTCCGCTTGTGCTCGCCCCGATCGGCAAACTCACGAACATCGCCCTGGCGCTCGCAAAGGACCCATCGATCGCATCGAAGGTGCGCGTTTTCTGGCTTGGATCGCACTGGCCGATGCCGGGGGAATACAACCTGGAAAACGATACCACCTCGGTGAATCCGGTGATCCTGTCGGGGGTGCCGTTTGAGATGGCCGTGGTGCGCTTCGGCTATTATTCGGGTACGGGCGCGGTGAAACTGGGCATGGATGAGGTGCGGGAACGGATGCCAGGCCTGGGACCACGCATCGCCTCGCCCATCACAGGCCGGCACGGCGGCGAATTCCACACGTTTGGCGACTACGCGGTGAGCCTCTTCGAGCACATGGGCGAGGACTACCGCGCCCTCTACGACATGGCCGCGCTGTCCCTCCTCAAGAACCCGACCTGGGCGGAACGGGTCGTGATCGATGCCCCGCGCTTGACTGGCGAGGCCTGGGTGGAGGGTGCCGGCTCTGGAATTCAGATCGCCATCTGGGAGAACTTCAATTCATCGCTCATCCTCAAGGACATGTTTGAGACGATGGAAGCAGCAAGCCGATGA
- a CDS encoding ABC transporter permease — translation MKTASYVNLMGVLVLITVVFGWTTEHFFTVRTFQTIANQLPALIVVAVGMTFVLGIAGIDLSVGSVLALGSSVLGVLLVDAGAPLWVGMAASLGVGLLCGLASGYVAVRWSIPSFIVTLGMLEIARGAAYLVTGSQTKYIGAAVSGLGEPLPFIGLSAAFLVALLVAAGGHVALTRTVFGRYVLAVGGNLEATRLAGVDIRKVQIAVFALAGLLSGLGGVFQTAYLGSADPNAGTGMELAAIAAVVIGGTSLMGGRASVINSFLGVLIIAFLQSGLAQVGASDPTKRVVTGAVIIAAVLVDVFRQKRRAGPSV, via the coding sequence ATGAAAACGGCCAGTTATGTCAACCTCATGGGCGTGTTGGTCCTGATCACGGTTGTGTTCGGATGGACGACGGAGCACTTTTTCACTGTGCGGACCTTTCAAACGATCGCCAATCAGCTCCCGGCCCTGATCGTCGTGGCGGTGGGGATGACCTTTGTGCTGGGGATCGCGGGCATCGATCTATCCGTCGGGTCTGTGCTTGCCCTCGGAAGTAGCGTGTTGGGTGTGTTGCTGGTGGATGCCGGGGCGCCGCTGTGGGTGGGTATGGCCGCTTCACTCGGGGTGGGTTTGCTGTGTGGATTGGCATCGGGCTACGTAGCCGTGCGCTGGTCGATTCCGTCGTTTATCGTCACCCTGGGCATGCTAGAGATCGCCCGTGGCGCCGCCTATCTGGTGACGGGATCCCAGACGAAATACATCGGAGCGGCGGTTTCGGGACTGGGCGAGCCGTTGCCGTTTATCGGGCTGAGTGCGGCGTTTCTGGTGGCGCTGCTGGTGGCGGCCGGCGGGCATGTGGCGCTCACCCGCACCGTGTTCGGGCGGTACGTGCTGGCCGTCGGGGGTAATCTGGAAGCGACCCGGCTGGCCGGCGTGGATATACGAAAAGTGCAGATCGCCGTCTTTGCGCTCGCCGGTTTGCTCAGCGGGTTGGGCGGGGTGTTTCAGACGGCCTATCTCGGGTCGGCCGATCCCAACGCCGGCACGGGGATGGAGCTGGCCGCCATCGCCGCCGTCGTGATCGGAGGGACCAGTTTGATGGGCGGGCGCGCATCGGTAATCAACAGTTTCCTGGGCGTGCTCATCATCGCCTTTCTACAGAGCGGGCTGGCACAGGTGGGCGCCAGCGACCCGACGAAGCGCGTCGTCACCGGGGCCGTGATCATCGCGGCGGTGCTCGTCGATGTGTTCCGGCAGAAGCGCAGGGCGGGTCCTTCAGTCTAG
- a CDS encoding sugar ABC transporter substrate-binding protein, with protein MAAVLLLSAGCQQADTPATPEKPRVALIMKSLANEFFVSMADGARTHQAAHADAYELIINGIKNESDLSQQVAMVENMVAIGVDAIVIAPADSRALVPVLKRAADAGIVVINIDNRLDEAVLASSGASIPFVGPDNRKGAEKVGTYLASHLQAGDEVAIIGGIPTAFNAQQREQGFRDAMASAGLEIVSVQSGSWEQASANTVAAALLGEYPNLKALLCSNDNMALGAVAAVQQAGLAEQVRIVGFDNIEAVRQLIEEGRMLATADQYGTRLAVFGIETALRRLQGDVVDGVQETPVDLITAAPGQ; from the coding sequence ATGGCGGCAGTGCTCCTCCTGTCCGCCGGCTGCCAGCAGGCCGATACGCCTGCGACGCCGGAAAAACCGCGTGTGGCGCTGATCATGAAATCGCTCGCCAACGAGTTTTTTGTGTCCATGGCCGATGGTGCGCGCACCCACCAGGCGGCCCATGCGGATGCCTACGAATTGATCATCAACGGCATCAAAAACGAAAGCGACTTGAGCCAGCAGGTGGCGATGGTTGAAAACATGGTAGCTATAGGCGTGGACGCGATCGTGATCGCGCCGGCGGACTCCCGGGCACTGGTGCCCGTTCTCAAGCGGGCCGCCGATGCGGGCATCGTCGTCATCAATATCGACAACCGGCTGGACGAGGCCGTGTTGGCCTCTTCCGGTGCGTCCATCCCCTTTGTCGGGCCGGATAACCGCAAGGGCGCCGAAAAGGTGGGCACGTACCTGGCGTCTCATCTGCAGGCCGGCGACGAAGTGGCGATCATCGGGGGGATTCCGACGGCATTTAACGCCCAGCAGCGCGAGCAGGGTTTTCGGGACGCGATGGCGTCCGCCGGTCTCGAGATTGTGAGCGTCCAGAGCGGCAGTTGGGAGCAGGCGTCGGCTAATACCGTGGCGGCCGCCCTTCTTGGGGAATATCCGAACCTGAAGGCGCTCCTTTGCAGCAACGACAACATGGCGCTTGGCGCCGTTGCCGCCGTACAGCAGGCCGGCCTGGCAGAACAGGTGCGTATCGTCGGGTTCGATAACATCGAGGCCGTCAGGCAACTGATAGAGGAGGGGCGCATGCTGGCGACGGCCGATCAATACGGGACTCGGCTTGCGGTTTTTGGCATCGAAACAGCCCTCCGCCGCCTCCAGGGCGATGTGGTCGATGGAGTCCAGGAAACACCCGTCGACCTGATCACGGCCGCGCCCGGTCAGTAA
- a CDS encoding helix-turn-helix domain-containing protein has product MPLSEINRIFDERRKELAPYGLTVERWRPNLMRKSDRHNEIELNFLQRGSVTYMLRGRRYAIRPGRLTLFWALAPHQIVEIEGDAPYYVATIPLTRFLQWKLPAAFVNRVLQGEVIEERSDAVIDYDAALFARWLDDVATADVPWLDLVLLEMEARVRRLALTSALSDEEAGLQPIDDSRSSTVERMAVFVAAHYKHAIQVHEIAEAVDLHPDYATALFRKTFGMTLSDYLADHRIAHAQRMLATSPAKITEIAYESGFNSISRFNAAFKKHCGCTPRTYRKQHTSRA; this is encoded by the coding sequence ATGCCACTATCCGAGATCAACCGCATCTTCGACGAGCGGCGCAAGGAGCTGGCGCCGTACGGGCTAACAGTCGAACGCTGGCGGCCAAACCTGATGCGAAAATCGGATCGTCACAACGAGATCGAACTCAACTTTCTTCAGCGTGGATCGGTCACCTATATGCTCCGCGGCCGGCGATACGCCATCCGCCCGGGCCGGCTGACGCTGTTCTGGGCGCTGGCGCCGCATCAGATAGTGGAGATCGAAGGGGATGCCCCGTATTACGTCGCCACCATTCCTCTCACGAGGTTTCTCCAGTGGAAGCTGCCAGCGGCCTTCGTGAACCGCGTCCTCCAGGGAGAGGTCATCGAGGAGCGATCGGACGCGGTCATCGACTACGACGCGGCGCTGTTTGCGCGCTGGCTGGACGATGTCGCCACCGCAGACGTGCCGTGGTTGGATTTGGTCCTACTGGAGATGGAGGCCCGCGTGCGCCGGCTCGCGCTAACCTCTGCCTTGAGCGACGAGGAAGCCGGCCTGCAACCGATTGATGACTCCCGCTCCAGCACGGTCGAACGCATGGCGGTTTTTGTCGCCGCCCACTATAAACACGCCATCCAGGTCCACGAAATTGCCGAGGCCGTCGACCTCCACCCGGACTACGCGACGGCGCTGTTTCGCAAGACGTTCGGGATGACCCTTAGCGATTACCTCGCCGACCACCGCATCGCCCACGCCCAGCGTATGCTGGCCACATCGCCGGCAAAAATCACAGAAATCGCCTACGAATCTGGCTTTAACTCCATCAGTCGATTCAACGCCGCATTTAAAAAACACTGCGGCTGCACCCCTAGAACCTACCGTAAACAACACACATCCAGAGCCTGA